Genomic DNA from Pelosinus sp. IPA-1:
TTGAAGCGTGGGTAGAAGGCTCATACCTAAAACTCTGGCAGGCACTGACAATGTCCAAGACAGTACCAAGTGCCAAGGTTGCAAAGCTTATTCTTGATGATCTCATTAAAGCCAACAAAGAATACTGGCCGGAACTCAAATAACGATCACTGAAAGAAGGCCGCTAACACCTAAATGTTAGTGGCTTTTTTTTGTAGAAAACGATTTTGGGTAAATGCATAATGTTAGACAAGATTTATTTTTACGATTAATTTATAAAACTTTATAAAAATTTTATAATTGCTTTATAGGCAGTTTAAAATCTTTTCTTATAATAAGCTCATAACAAATTAAGGAGGCTTATTAATAAGATGAACAAGCTTAAATTTTTGTATGATGTGGTTCAAACGTTACGGGATAAAGAGGTTATCAATGGTGTGGCAACAGCGGAAGTGAAAAAAGACCAAACAAAGGTTTTTTATGTAAAGAATGAATTTCAAAAAAATCTTGTGACAATGCAGACTAAGGCAAGCATAACTTCCGAAGTAAATTATGAAGGAAAGCAAGTCAAACATCAGAGCACTACCGAGTTTACGAAGCATTGCCCAGGAAATGGAATGCATGGTATGCGTCACGGACTATTTAGACATATGAATCATGCTGGTGGCAGATGTGGGAGCATAAAGGACAAACTTACAAAACTCTCCTTTGTTTTAGGCCTCTTAAACAGCATCAAAGTAGAAGAACAGGAAGATAAAACAATTCTGGTTACATTGGAGGTAGCGGAACTACCTGAAGATATCAAAACACTACTCCAGGAACGAATGAGTCATGCTGAGAGTGACCACGGTCGGGGACATTGCTGCTTTATGAGAGAGTTTTGCTGCATAGAGAAAGGTAAATTTTCATTCGCTATGACCGTCAATAAAAATTATGACATTGAGAAAATCGTGATCGCTTTTGACGGCGCACAACGCAATGAAGAAAATGAGCAGCATTTGCTGGACATAGTCGCTGAATTGCAACTTAATCAATAATTCTAGGTTACTATATTACTGGGTGCAAGCTGAAAGAATGGTTTGCGCCCTTTTCATTATTTATAATATAATAAGGCAATACGTAAAGAGCAGGTGATTTTGATGTTTAGGCCCAGTAGACGTCATTTTAATTCTAAAAGGCACAATCAATGTGACGATAAATGTTTCTCAAACTTCCAAAGAATTCATTTACATCATCATCGGGAATTTCATAAATATCATCAATATTTCCGCTACTTTAGACCAGCTTTTGTATTGATTAATATCCTTATTTTGTACCTATTATTTAATTGGGTAGGCTTTAAAGGAATTGGCATTTTTTTCGCAGTCGTCATTATTATAAAAGAAATAGTCCATTTTATTTTTATGCTGCGTTTAGAAAAACGAATATTTACACCAATTGAAAAGCTTAAGCTAGGTGTAGATGAAATTTCTAAGGGAAACTATAATGTAAAAGTTGAGTGTGATGTCCCCAATGATCTGGGTTTATTGATTTATTCGTTTAACGAAATGGCACAAAAATTATATGAGAGTGAAAGAATACAAAACGAGTATGAAGAAAATCGAAAAAACCTGGTCGCTAATATTTCTCATGATTTAAAAACACCAATAACGGCTATTCAGGGCTATATTGAAGCCTTGCTGGATAAGAATATTACATTTCAGGGTGACAAGGACAAGTATCTAGAAACCATCCATCATAATACGGTTTATATCAATAAATTGATTGATGATCTATTCCTTTTTTCAAAATTGGATATGCAAAAATTAGATTTCGCTTTTGAGAGTGTAGAAATCGGTACTTTTATGGATGATTTTATGGAAGAATATAAATTTGATCTGGAAGAAAAAAATATCCGGTTCCAATATACTGCAGATCTTAAACAAGAATATCGCGTAAACCTTGATGGCAAAAGATTTCACCAAGCTTTCAACAATATTATAAGTAACGCTGTCCAGCATGGTCCGGAAAATGATTTATCTATCAGAATTAGGATGTATCTAGAAAAAAATTATATTTGTCTTGCGATTGAAGACAATGGATATGGAATTGCTGCAGATAAGTTGCCACATATTTTTGAACGTTTTTATCGTATTGATATAGAACGCAAAAAAGAATATATGTGTACTGGACTTGGTCTAGCAATCGCGAGGGAACTAATCGAGGCTCACTGTGGGAAAATTACTGTTTCGAGTAAAGAGAAGGAAGGCACTTGTTTTACGATTAAGCTTCCAATTTTTCAAAAGTATAAGGATGAGAGCACAACATGAAACGTGTATTAATTATTGAAGACGACATGGACATTGCTGAGCTGGAACGGGACTATCTGCAATTTAATGGCTATAAAGCTGAGATTGTTCAAGATGGAGTGTTAGGCCTAAAAAAGGCAATGACGGGTATATATGATGTTATTGTCGTTGATTTGATGTTGCCCCAAAAAGATGGATTTGAGATTATAAAAGAGATCCGAAAAAAACTAGAGATACCTATTATTGTCGTCTCAGCTCGCAATGATGACATTGATAAAATTAGAGGACTCGACTTTGGAGCAGATGATTATTTGACAAAACCCTTTAGCCCTGCAGAGCTAATTGCTAGAATTAAATCTCATATCAAACGCTATGAACGTTTAAAAGGGCATACTCCTTCTGAAATAATTCAACATAAGGGTTTGGAAATCAACATAGCATCCCATAAAGTTGCAGTGAATGGCATGCCAATCCAATTAACAACTAAGGAATATGATCTGTTATTATTCTTGGCTTCCAATCCGAATATCGTTTTTACCAAAGCACATATTTTTGATACAATATGGGGAGATGAGTGCTTTGGCGATAACGCAACTGTTGCTGTTCATATTCAAAAAATCCGCAAGAAAATTGAGAAAGACCCATCCAACCCAGAATTTATTGAAACACTCTGGGGAACGGGCTATCGTTTTAATCCCTAATGTACGTAAAACTCCTGCAAGGAGTAGCTTTGCAGGAGTTTTTGTATTTTAATAGTACATATATTGACTTATCCTTTATACTGATATTCAGAACAAAGAATGGATAGATTGGCTACGTGTAAGGAACTTGCTACAGCATCACATTTGGCCATAAAAAGAAAGAAGATATGATTGCGATCGATTTCACTCAAGCTTTCATAATTCCCTTGACCTTTAGCAATGATCACATCCGCTTTATAAAAAACATGTCTAAAAACTGCACTAGTTTTTGCAATCACGGTACCGAGGGATCCATCACCATTACTAATCACTTCGGCCACCTCTTGCATTTTTACCATATCTGCATCCTCTACTGTAACGTCATTGACAATTGCCTCTCCTCTAACAGCGTAATAAACTTTTATGTTTGGAAAGATTGCATTTAAATATTCAATAAAAATCTTATCAATTACTATTTCGCCACAGTTATCACCTAAGTAGAGAAGTGTTTTTGCTGCTTGTAATTTTTCGTATAGCTTTTTACTATCATCAATGGGCATAAATTGCTCATTAATAATATTTATTTTTTCGAGCAGCATTTTTTCATCAAAAGTATGGTTAGCCGCAAAGTCGATCAGGTTCGCAGTGATAGCAATTTTTAACGCAGTATTAAACTTATCTTCCGATTGATTGATTAAGTTTCGTATCTTATCGGCAATTTTCATAACTTCACTATTGTAGTGATTTTTGATTTCTCTATAAGGATTTGTATTAGCAATGTGTTTAGTAATAATATCCCAAGTACCCTTGATAATCTCAGGGTTAGATCTTTTATAATTAGTATTTTGTAAATACCCAAGAACGTCACGCATAATTACTTCTTTGCAATCTGAGTCTAAATTAACCAAATCTGTTACTGTTAAAACTTGTTTTAGATTGCAGAGTATACAATTAAGATTTAAATTCATAATTACTATTCTCCTTATTTTAGCCATATACTTACTTATAACTTTCGAAAATAATACGATATATCCTGCATGTTATCAAGTAGGGAACAGATCAAAGTCACCACAATAACTATGTAAGAATCAAAGGAGGAGGTTTGAGATGGGAAAATATCTTTATGAAATGAAAGAAGAATATCTTGATGAGGTATTACAAATTTATACTCACTATATCCTCAATACTACGGCGACGTTTCATTCGCGTCTGTTGACGCGGGAAGAAATGCGGGAAATAGTTTTCTTTAATAACGAGAAATATAAGACATTTGTAATATTTGAAGAAAATGAAATTTGTGGTTATGTTCTTATCACCCAGCACAAAAAAAGAGAAGCTTATGACGATACTGCCGAAGTTACAATTTATTTAAAACCAGATTTTATAGGGAAAGGTATTGGCAGTATGGCAATAAAACATGTTGAAGACTACGCTAGAAAATATAAAGTGCATGTGCTGGTAGCCACAATATGCGGGGAAAATGAAAAAAGCATCAGACTTTTTGAAAAAAATGGCTATATAAAATGCGCCCACTACAAAGAAGTAGGACAAAAATTCGGGCAACTACTTGATGTTGTTGCTTATCAAAAAATAATTAGCTGAAAAATTATTACTAGTTCGCTTTAGAGGCGCGCCTTTTGTCGATAAAGTATATAGGTGATTTTCTTGTTGCTTATTGGTGTCCTGAGGTGGTAAAATTAGCCATCTAATGAATTTTAATGTGATACTCCATAACTATGCGGGAGGTGATACGATGCGAAAGATAATACTAGTAATTTGTCTGATGTTACTGACTTGTGGGCCTGTTGCAGCCAATCCGGTAGTAATCTTAGGTGTCGGTCAGGTGGAACTTGGACAAGATGTTGTGATGACAGAAAGTCATGATAAGAAGGGGCAAATAAATTATAGCTTTAGGGCTAAGGACGGTGCAGTATGGCGGGGTGCTATACTAATGCCGATTAGTAATATGTCCTCTAATGAGTTTGGAGATATGATAAAAACGGATGTGCTTCTGAATCGAGTTATTGAGGAAAAGATCAGCAAAAACAATGATGTTTTGTCCACTGAAAAAGCCAGACGAGTGATGATCGGAGGAAGAGAGGGTGCCACAACTACAGTGAAGTTAGGCATACCTAGTGCTGGCATTGTAGCGAATATGGATATGACAATAATCCCGGGAGCCGATGGACTTAAAATGTTCGGTTATATGTGCGCGGATAGTGACACGCAGTATTGGCGCCCCATCATGCAAAGAATATTGGCTAGTATTCCTTAATCGAACTATCCATCGAATAAAAAAGGATGATCAAAAAACAATATATACAACAAACTCCTGCAAAGCACCTAGCCTTGCAGGAGTTTTGTACTTTAATAAACGGAATAGAACCTATAGGATATTGTTCACCATTATTTTTTCTATTACAATTACCATGATTTAACACCCTCTAATTCTAATCAAAATTGTTATTTAATTTCTTTAATAATCGCAGAAAAACTTCCTTTTCCTCTGCCGAAAAACCTTTATAAGCCGTCACAGATACCTCTCTTGAAATAGCATTAAATTTTGCTTCTATTTGCTTTCCTCTTTCAGTAAGTATAATATAAGTGACTCTTTTATCTATTTCATTTTTCTCTTTTATGATATAACCCAAATCTAATAGTTTATTGACTAGCGGTGTTATTGTTGATTTATCCTTGCCGATTATTTGGGCAATTTGTTTCATGGTTAGTTTGCCATGATTCTCATAAAGTGCTGTAAGAATATTTCCATGAGAAGGAATTAAATCATCCAATTGATTTTCCTGTAATTGTTCCTCAATAAAATGTAACATTTTGTTCTTCGTTCTACTCATGAAGTAGATTATGTATTTATCCTTCATCTTAGCAACCTCATCATGACTCGTAAGCCTATATTTAATAACTAGTTAATTATAATTTTACGTAAAACTTCATGTCAATACAATAAATTTTAAAAAACCAATATAGTTTGACGCAAAACTATCCTATGGTATAATAGTTTTGTGTCAAACTATATGTCGAAAGGAATGTGGATGTATGTCTATAACTCAATTTAAAGCGCTAGTAGTCACAGAGGGGGATGACAATCAATTCTCAAGGAAGATTGTCAATAGAGACGTCAGCACTCTTCCTGAGGGTGATGTTCTAATCAATGTAAAGTATTCTTCTTTAAATTATAAGGATGCTCTTTCTTCTTCCGGCAATAAAGGAGTAACGCGGAAATATCCTCATACTCCAGGTATAGATGCTGCAGGTATTGTTGCCGAAAGCAAAAATGAAAAGTTCCATGCTGGAGATAAAGTGCTCGTTACAGGGTACGATCTAGGTATGAATACATCTGGGGGATATGGTCAGTATATTCAGGTCCCTGCTGATTGGGTTGTTAAATTACCCACGAATCTTTCGCTAAAAGAAACTATGATATATGGTACCGCTGGCTTTACTGCTGCTCTCTCTGTTTATAAATTGATACATGGGGGTGTTAAACCATCGGCTGGTGGCATCTTAGTAACAGGAGCAACAGGTGGCGTAGGTAGTATTGCTGTGAGTATTCTTCATAAGCTTGGTTATAGTGTCATTGCAGCTACAGGAAAGCCTGACGCAAAGGATATGTTATTACAAATAGGAGCCAAAGATATTATTCTCAGAGAAGAACTAGATGATAAATCTGGTAAAATACTCTTAAAAGGAAATTGGGCTGGTGTAATCGATACAGTAGGTGGAAATATGTTAGCAACTGCGCTGAAATCTACTAACTATGGCGGAAGTGTAACATGTTGCGGAAATGTAGCCTCTCCTGAACTATTAACCTCTGTCTATCCTTTTATTTTAAGGGGGATCACTCTATATGGAGTAGATTCAGTAATGTGTCCTATGGATTTAAGGTTAGAGATTTGGTCTTTGTTAGCTAATGAATGGAAGCCTCATAACTTAGAACAAAATGTAGAAGAAGTATCTTTAGATAATTTAAATAAAAAAATTGACTTAATTCTACAAGGGAAACTCCAAGGTAGAACTATAGTTAATCTTGATTTATAAACAACTAGAAAGATCTATAAGCAAATGCTATCTTAAGACATGGCAACACAAGACAACGGAAAGGCTCTTTTGTTTTGCTAAATGAGCCATTGTAGATTTCGAATAAGAAGAGCTGATCAAAGAACAAATATATACGACAAACTCCTGTAAAGTAGCCTAGCTTTGCAGGAGTTTTGTATTTTAATGGTAAATAGGAACAAATATACATATTGTTTTTCAAAAGAAGTTTATAAATATATATTGATGCATGTGACGAAAATGGGTTTGACTCGTCAAGAACCCCCCCTTTTGATTCTATAACAAAAAACAAGGAGGATTGCTGTGTCTGTTACATTAGAGGGAAAATTGGTAATTGGTATATCTTCCCGCGCTCTTTTCGATTTAGCTGCAAGTAATAAGATTTTTGAAGAAAAAGGAGAGGAAGAGTATACTAAATATCAGATAGAACACGAAAATGAATTACTACAGTGTGGCGTAGCATTTCCGTTGATAAAAAAATTATTAGAGCTTCGTAATCCTATAACCCAGGATACTATGGTAGAAATAATTTTGATTTCTAAGAATGACCCTAATACTGGGCTGCGGGTATTTAATTCGATTGAAAAACATGGCTTAAAAATTACTCGGGCTGCATTTTCTAGAGGGAGATCACCTTATAAATATCTACAAGCATTTAAGACAGATTTATTTTTATCTGCTAATCCAGAGGATGTAATGCTTGCACTGGAAAATGGATACGCTAGTGCTACGATTTATGAGGGAATTTATTCCGATGGGAATGATGATTTGGAAGAAATTAGAATAGCTTTTGATGGTGATGCTGTTATTTTTAGTGATGAGGCCGAAAAAATATATCAAGACATGGGGTTAATTGAGTTTCAAAAGAATGAAAGTGAAAAATGTGAAGTACCTTTAACTCCTGGCCCTTTTAAAATGTTTTTAGCGGCATTACACAATTTACAAAAAACCTATAAAAATGAAAGCCAAAAACCAATAAGAACAGCATTGGTGACGGCTCGTAGTGCACCAGCACATAAAAGGGCAATAAAAACATTGCGAGCATGGGGGATTGGTGTTGATGAAGCATTCTTCTTAGGTGGATTAGATAAGGCTGCTATTTTAGAAAGTTTTAATCCTCATATCTTTTTTGATGATCAGCATACATATTGCCTTAATGCTTCGAAGGTTGTACCTACAGGGCATGTACCAAGTGGTGTGAAAAATAAAAAACAGTCTGATGTAGAGACGTATTTAACGACTTAGGTGAAGGTTCTTTATACTCGTGTAGATAGTTCAAGGATAGTAGACTGCGGATAATAAATATATATTTTTGGAGGAAAAAATGAAGTTGAAAAATTGGCTAACAATATTCTGTACGGTATTATTGACGTTTCTAGTCTCTGGATTTGCAGATGCTTTTGAATTAAATCTTAATGTACATACAGGTGATAAGTACAATGTTCATATAGTAAATAATATTGAAACAAATATGCGCGCAAACAATAGGGAAGTACAAGTAAAGCAAGTCGTAGATATGAATTATTCTTTGGATGTGCAAGATGTAGATAAGGATAAAAATGCAACCATATATTATAGGTATGATTCCATCAAAGTTTCTTCAGAAGCTGCAGGACAGAAAATGGAGTACGATTCTGCAAGCCAGAATAATCCCCAAACTCCGTTAAGTGCCATATATAGCAGTATGATTGGGAAGGGTTTTACTGTTAAATTAGATAAAAAGGGACATTTGCTAGAAATAAATGGGGCTAATGACATCCTAAATGGAATGGCTGATAGCATGCCAGGAAATGAGGAACAAAAGAAAGCGTTTAGAAAAATAGTAGTTCAGAGCTTTGGCGATGATGCTATCAAAACAATGCTCAAAAACTCAATGGGTTACTATCCTGAGAAAAGCATTCAGATTGGTGATTCATGGGAAAGTACTTATGAAATAAAAGCGGTGTATCCTATTACAATGACGAGTAAATGGAAGCTATTAGGAGAAAAGAATGGGCTGCTATCTGCTGACCTACAGGCAAGTATAGCTACTACGCCTAATAGTCAGGGAGTAGAGTTCATGGGAGTAAAGTCAAATGTAAATTTAAGTGGCGATTGTGTGGGAAGTTTCAATATTAATAAGAGTAACGGTCTTATTCAAAATGGAACTATGGTCGAGAATATAAATGGGGAAATTGAAGTATCGAACCCGGCAAAAGCAGAAGAAGTAAAGCTTCCAATAAAAATAGTCGCAAAAATTACCTGCGAAACTACAAAACAATAAATTAAGTAGCCCAGCATTTTAATGCTGGGTTTTCTATTTAGGATAAATGTAGTATTAGTTTATGACTAATTCTTAAAGGGTTTTGAAAGTTCCATCGGCTAAAACCGGATTTGTTCTAGTTATGTAGCTCCTAGAATATGATTATTCTAGGAGCTATTTTTATAAAAATAGTAAGGAAACTATGCGTGACTTGATATGGGGGGGCGCAGTGATGAGCCGAGAAAAGGGAACAGTGTATACACCTCAAAAAAAGCAGGAATATGTTACATGGAATCCTCATGACCGGAAACTGGAGGTATTTTTAAATTCTACCTATGACGCCATGATTGCGGTGGACGAGCATGGAATTATTAGCTTGTTTAATTGTGCTGCCGAACGGCTTTTGATGGTTAAAGCTGAGGACATGCTAGGAAGGTTGGTAAGCGAGGTCGTTCCTGGTACTCGTTTACCTTTAGTACTCAGTTCGGGTATTTCTGAACTTAACCAACAACAAACGATTGGCCACTTACGAATCATAACCAATCGTATGCCAGTTCGTGATAGTGACAATAAAATTATCGGGGCGGTAGCTGTCTTCCGGGATATTACCGATATAATCAATTTATCGGGAGAAATTACTAGTATAAAAGAAATGAAAATACTACTAGAATCAATTATTGAATCCTCGCAAGATGCTATTTCAGTTGTGGATCGAGACGGAAGAATCATTCTAGTCAATCCGGCCTATACAAGTCTTGTTGGTTTGAGTAAGGACGAGGTGTTGGGGAAATCTCCAACGATTGATATTTGTGAAGGGGAAAGTATGCATATTAAGGTAATGAAGACATTAGTACCTGTGCGTGGTGTTCCCTTGCAGGTAGGACCCCAAAGCAAAGAGGTCATTGTCAATGCTGCTCCCCTTATTATAAATGGAGAATTACAAGGCAGTGTAGCCGTTGTGCATGATGTTTCTGAAATACGTCAACTAAACGAAGAATTGGGACGGATGAAATGCCTCATCCGAAAAATTCAAAGTCGCTATACCTTTGATGACATTGTGGCCCAGGGATCAGCCATGTTAAATACGATAGAATTAGCTAGGCGGGCCGCTAATACGCCAGTGACCGTCTTGTTAACTGGTGAAACAGGGACAGGCAAGGAACTTTTTGCTCACGCCATTCACCATGCCAGTCAACGTAAAAATAACCTTTTTGTTCGAGTCAATTGTGCTGCTCTGACCGAATCACTGCTGGAAAGTGAATTGTTTGGCTATGAAGAAGGTGCTTTTACTGGTGGTCGCAAAGGTGGTAAAAAAGGCCTATTTGAAGAAGCCGATGGTGGCAGCATTCTTCTAGATGAAATCGGAGAAATTTCATTAGCTGTGCAAGTTAAACTACTCAGGGTACTGCAAGAAAAGGAAATTGTGCGGGTTGGCGGGGCCAAACCCATTCCCGTCCAAATACGTGTTATTGCTGCAACGAATCGTGATTTGTTCCTTGATGTAAAAAAAGGCTTATTTCGGGAAGATTTATACTACCGCCTTAATATTTTTCCTATCGCTATTCCGCCATTGCGTCAACGGCTGGATGAGATGCCGCATTTAGTAGATTTTTTACTTAAAAAACTGAATCAAGAATATGGACGTAATGTACAAATGGTATCGAATGATGCCTTACAGACTCTAAGCAACTATCTTTGGCCGGGAAATATTCGTGAGCTAGAGAATGTTTTAGCCCGTGGCATGATTAACATGCGGTTTAGCGAAAGTACCATGCTATTTTCTCATTTGCCACAGTTACTACCCTTGGCTGGGAGTTGTGACATGGCTAAAATATCAAATGTCAATACCAGTACCCTAGCCGAGACGTTGGAAAGGGCTGAGTATGAGGCAGTTGTGACGGCACTATCAGCAAATGAAGGCTGCAGGGAGAATACTGCTAAACAATTAGGAATATCCCTGCGTAATCTTTACTATAAAATTAAGAAATATAACATTGCTTCTGGATAACTAATTTTGAAAAAAGTTGCACAAATGCAATGCAAATTTCTTCAACACCTGCAAATTTTTGCAGGTGTTTTTTGTATTCAATGTTATTTACATTGAATGGTAGGACTGGCATATTTCTTGCAATTACTAGTATTAGGAATTGGTCAAATGAAGAGGGGGATATTAATGGAAATTTTTGAATATCTTGTAAAAAATGAGTATGAACAATTGCTAATGTGTCATGATCCAGCTTCTGGACTAAAGGCTATTATTTGTGTTCATGATACGACTCTTGGCCCGGCACTGGGCGGCACGAGAATGTGGAATTATGCCAGCGAGGAAGAGGCTATTATGGACGCCTTGCGTCTGGCACGGGGGATGACATATAAAAATGCAGCGGCAGGACTCAATATTGGTGGTGCAAAAGCAGTCATTATCGGTGATTCGAAAAAAGACAAGAGCGAAGCCTTATTCCGAGCCTTCGGACGATATGTTGAGGGGTTAGGCGGGCGTTATATTACAGCAGAAGATGTTGGTACCTGTGTTGAAGATATGGATTATATTCGTATGGAAACCCATAACGTGGCAGGATTGGGATCAGTTGCCGGTTCTAGCGGTGATCCTTCACCGATGACGGCTTATGGCACATGGAAAGGCATCAAGGCATGCGCTAATGCTGTATGGGGAAGTGATTCTCTGGCGAGAAAGGTGATCGCAGTACAAGGGTTAGGTCATGTTGGATATGCTCTTTGCAAACTGTTACATGATGAAGGGGCTACTCTATATGTCACTGATATTAACGAAGATAATGTAATGCGGGTAGTAAAAGATTTTAGTGCCACCGCCGTTAAGCCAGAAGA
This window encodes:
- a CDS encoding HAMP domain-containing sensor histidine kinase, encoding MFRPSRRHFNSKRHNQCDDKCFSNFQRIHLHHHREFHKYHQYFRYFRPAFVLINILILYLLFNWVGFKGIGIFFAVVIIIKEIVHFIFMLRLEKRIFTPIEKLKLGVDEISKGNYNVKVECDVPNDLGLLIYSFNEMAQKLYESERIQNEYEENRKNLVANISHDLKTPITAIQGYIEALLDKNITFQGDKDKYLETIHHNTVYINKLIDDLFLFSKLDMQKLDFAFESVEIGTFMDDFMEEYKFDLEEKNIRFQYTADLKQEYRVNLDGKRFHQAFNNIISNAVQHGPENDLSIRIRMYLEKNYICLAIEDNGYGIAADKLPHIFERFYRIDIERKKEYMCTGLGLAIARELIEAHCGKITVSSKEKEGTCFTIKLPIFQKYKDESTT
- a CDS encoding response regulator transcription factor is translated as MKRVLIIEDDMDIAELERDYLQFNGYKAEIVQDGVLGLKKAMTGIYDVIVVDLMLPQKDGFEIIKEIRKKLEIPIIVVSARNDDIDKIRGLDFGADDYLTKPFSPAELIARIKSHIKRYERLKGHTPSEIIQHKGLEINIASHKVAVNGMPIQLTTKEYDLLLFLASNPNIVFTKAHIFDTIWGDECFGDNATVAVHIQKIRKKIEKDPSNPEFIETLWGTGYRFNP
- a CDS encoding ARMT1-like domain-containing protein gives rise to the protein MNLNLNCILCNLKQVLTVTDLVNLDSDCKEVIMRDVLGYLQNTNYKRSNPEIIKGTWDIITKHIANTNPYREIKNHYNSEVMKIADKIRNLINQSEDKFNTALKIAITANLIDFAANHTFDEKMLLEKINIINEQFMPIDDSKKLYEKLQAAKTLLYLGDNCGEIVIDKIFIEYLNAIFPNIKVYYAVRGEAIVNDVTVEDADMVKMQEVAEVISNGDGSLGTVIAKTSAVFRHVFYKADVIIAKGQGNYESLSEIDRNHIFFLFMAKCDAVASSLHVANLSILCSEYQYKG
- a CDS encoding N-acetyltransferase family protein, with translation MGKYLYEMKEEYLDEVLQIYTHYILNTTATFHSRLLTREEMREIVFFNNEKYKTFVIFEENEICGYVLITQHKKREAYDDTAEVTIYLKPDFIGKGIGSMAIKHVEDYARKYKVHVLVATICGENEKSIRLFEKNGYIKCAHYKEVGQKFGQLLDVVAYQKIIS
- a CDS encoding MarR family transcriptional regulator — translated: MKDKYIIYFMSRTKNKMLHFIEEQLQENQLDDLIPSHGNILTALYENHGKLTMKQIAQIIGKDKSTITPLVNKLLDLGYIIKEKNEIDKRVTYIILTERGKQIEAKFNAISREVSVTAYKGFSAEEKEVFLRLLKKLNNNFD
- a CDS encoding YhdH/YhfP family quinone oxidoreductase; this encodes MSITQFKALVVTEGDDNQFSRKIVNRDVSTLPEGDVLINVKYSSLNYKDALSSSGNKGVTRKYPHTPGIDAAGIVAESKNEKFHAGDKVLVTGYDLGMNTSGGYGQYIQVPADWVVKLPTNLSLKETMIYGTAGFTAALSVYKLIHGGVKPSAGGILVTGATGGVGSIAVSILHKLGYSVIAATGKPDAKDMLLQIGAKDIILREELDDKSGKILLKGNWAGVIDTVGGNMLATALKSTNYGGSVTCCGNVASPELLTSVYPFILRGITLYGVDSVMCPMDLRLEIWSLLANEWKPHNLEQNVEEVSLDNLNKKIDLILQGKLQGRTIVNLDL
- a CDS encoding 5'-nucleotidase gives rise to the protein MSVTLEGKLVIGISSRALFDLAASNKIFEEKGEEEYTKYQIEHENELLQCGVAFPLIKKLLELRNPITQDTMVEIILISKNDPNTGLRVFNSIEKHGLKITRAAFSRGRSPYKYLQAFKTDLFLSANPEDVMLALENGYASATIYEGIYSDGNDDLEEIRIAFDGDAVIFSDEAEKIYQDMGLIEFQKNESEKCEVPLTPGPFKMFLAALHNLQKTYKNESQKPIRTALVTARSAPAHKRAIKTLRAWGIGVDEAFFLGGLDKAAILESFNPHIFFDDQHTYCLNASKVVPTGHVPSGVKNKKQSDVETYLTT
- a CDS encoding DUF6263 family protein, which translates into the protein MKLKNWLTIFCTVLLTFLVSGFADAFELNLNVHTGDKYNVHIVNNIETNMRANNREVQVKQVVDMNYSLDVQDVDKDKNATIYYRYDSIKVSSEAAGQKMEYDSASQNNPQTPLSAIYSSMIGKGFTVKLDKKGHLLEINGANDILNGMADSMPGNEEQKKAFRKIVVQSFGDDAIKTMLKNSMGYYPEKSIQIGDSWESTYEIKAVYPITMTSKWKLLGEKNGLLSADLQASIATTPNSQGVEFMGVKSNVNLSGDCVGSFNINKSNGLIQNGTMVENINGEIEVSNPAKAEEVKLPIKIVAKITCETTKQ
- a CDS encoding sigma 54-interacting transcriptional regulator, yielding MSREKGTVYTPQKKQEYVTWNPHDRKLEVFLNSTYDAMIAVDEHGIISLFNCAAERLLMVKAEDMLGRLVSEVVPGTRLPLVLSSGISELNQQQTIGHLRIITNRMPVRDSDNKIIGAVAVFRDITDIINLSGEITSIKEMKILLESIIESSQDAISVVDRDGRIILVNPAYTSLVGLSKDEVLGKSPTIDICEGESMHIKVMKTLVPVRGVPLQVGPQSKEVIVNAAPLIINGELQGSVAVVHDVSEIRQLNEELGRMKCLIRKIQSRYTFDDIVAQGSAMLNTIELARRAANTPVTVLLTGETGTGKELFAHAIHHASQRKNNLFVRVNCAALTESLLESELFGYEEGAFTGGRKGGKKGLFEEADGGSILLDEIGEISLAVQVKLLRVLQEKEIVRVGGAKPIPVQIRVIAATNRDLFLDVKKGLFREDLYYRLNIFPIAIPPLRQRLDEMPHLVDFLLKKLNQEYGRNVQMVSNDALQTLSNYLWPGNIRELENVLARGMINMRFSESTMLFSHLPQLLPLAGSCDMAKISNVNTSTLAETLERAEYEAVVTALSANEGCRENTAKQLGISLRNLYYKIKKYNIASG
- a CDS encoding Glu/Leu/Phe/Val dehydrogenase; this encodes MEIFEYLVKNEYEQLLMCHDPASGLKAIICVHDTTLGPALGGTRMWNYASEEEAIMDALRLARGMTYKNAAAGLNIGGAKAVIIGDSKKDKSEALFRAFGRYVEGLGGRYITAEDVGTCVEDMDYIRMETHNVAGLGSVAGSSGDPSPMTAYGTWKGIKACANAVWGSDSLARKVIAVQGLGHVGYALCKLLHDEGATLYVTDINEDNVMRVVKDFSATAVKPEEIYDVNCDIFSPCALGAIINDTTIPRLNCCIIAGAANNQLKEERHGDILERKGILYAPDFIINAGGVINVCDELLEGGYNRERAIRKVETIYENVKKVIAIAQRDNVPTYKAANTLAEERIRVMRQVKKTYLKAK